The Pan troglodytes isolate AG18354 chromosome 1, NHGRI_mPanTro3-v2.0_pri, whole genome shotgun sequence genome includes a region encoding these proteins:
- the SPATA45 gene encoding spermatogenesis-associated protein 45, which produces MASINRTTEIMKKHGVSKQHLLEEINKKRESNCLVERSNQVSLLRVQKRHFPGAYQSFTDTTTKEPVPNSGRSSWIKLSLLAHMERKHFPPKNNAIFG; this is translated from the exons ATGGCATCTATAAACAGAAccactgaaataatgaaaaaacatgGAGTAAGCAAACAACATCTCCTGGAGGAGATAAACAAAAAGCGTGAATCCAACTGCTTGGTGGAGCGAAGCAATCAAGTCAGCTTACTGAGAGTTCAAAAGAGGCACTTCCCGGGTGCCTATCAGTCCTTTACTGATACCACAACCAAAGAGCCTGTTCCCAACAGTGGCAGGAGCTCCTGGATCAAGCTGAGTCTCCTTGCTCACATGGAGAGAAAGCACTTTCCACCAAAAA ataatgCCATATTTGGATAA